The sequence GCCGTCGGCGGTCTCGAAGCCGGCGATGATGCGCAGCGCGGTGGTCTTGCCGCAGCCGGACGGACCGAGCAGGGCGACCATCTCGCCCAGCGCGATCTCCAGGTCGAGGCCGTCCAGCGCGGTGGTCGCGCCGAAGCTCCGGCGCAGCCCCTTGAGGTGTACGGGTACGGTCATGACGTCGTCCTTTGCCGGCGGGTACGGCGGGTCCGGCCGCCCGCCAAGAAGGTGAGCAGAAGCAGCAGGCCCCAGGTGAGGAAGAGGCTCAGCATGGCGGCGGCACCGGCGAGTTCGGCCTCCTCGTTGCCGACCTCCACCATCCACACGGCGAACGGCCGGTAGCCGAGCACGGAGGCGACGGTGTACTCGCCGAGCACCATGGCCAGGCTGAGCACCGCGCCGCTGACGACGGCGGGCCGCAGGTTGGGCACGACCACCCGGCCCAGCGTGGTCAGCCGTCCGGCGCCCAGGCTGCGGGAGGCCTCGACCAGCGTCTTGAGGTCGACGGCGCGCAGTCCGGCGTCCAGCGAGCGGTAGAGGAACGGCAGCGACATGACGGTGTAGAGCAGGACGAGGACGAGCGGGAAGTTCTCGTCCTGGATGACCATCAGGGTCTGGTAGAAGGGCGTCCGCGCCAGGTCCGGTGCCCACGACAGCACCGTGTTGACCCCGGCGACCAGCGCGATCGGCGGGACGACCAGCGGCGTCATGCACAGGATCTCGACGAGCGGGCGCAGCCGGGGCAGCCGGAGGTGGACGACGACCATGGCGGGGACGACCAGCAGCAGGCCCAGCGCGACGGTGGCCAGCCCCAGTTCGACGGAGAGCAGCAGGCTGCCCAGCATGTCGCCGGAGACCAGATGGCCGGTGTAGACGTCGAGGGAGAAGCCCTTGACGGGGTCGTCGACGGTGAACCAGAGGGAGGCGGCGACCGGGAGGGCGAAGTAGAGGAACGCCAGGAGGAGGACGGCGAGGCGTCCGTAGGGGCGGCGGCCGCGGGCGGGGGGTGCGGGGCGCGGCTCGGGGGCGCGGTCCGAGGGCGGCGCCACGGGCGGCTGCGCGGCGGTGGTCATCCCAGCCATCGGGCGCTCCTGCGCTGCAGCGGTATCTGCACGGCCATCACCAGCAGCGCGATGACGACCATGTTGAGGCTCATGGCGAGGGCCAGGTTCTCCTGGCCGGCCAGGACGTTTCCGGCCAGTGCGTTGGAGATCTGCACGGTGATCAGCGGCACCGAGCTGCCGACCATGACGGCGGCGGTGGCGTGCGAGGCGAAGGCGGTGCCGAAGAGCAGCACCGCGCCGCCGAGCAGCGAGGGCAGCAGGACGGGGAGGCCGATGTGCCGCCAGAACTGGCCGCGGGTGGCGCCGCAGGAGGCGGCGGCCTCCCGCCACTGGGTGCGCAGCCCGTCGAGCGCGGGCAGCACGGTCACCACCATCAGCGGGATCATGAAGTACAGGTAGGCCAGGACCAGTCCGGCGGTGGTGTAGAGGCTGAACCCGGTGTCGCCGAGGGAGAGCAGCCGGGTGAGGGTGCCGGTGGTGCCGAGGGTCGCGACGAAGGCGAACGCGAGCGGGGCGCCGGAGAAGTTGGCGAGCACCCCGCAGGCGGCGACCACGGCGCGGCGCAGGGCGGGGCGCCGGGAGGCCACGACGGCCTGCGCGATGAGGGTGCCGCAGAGCGTCGCCAGCAGGGCACAGATCAAGGAGAGCTGGACGCTGCCGCCGAGGCCGGTGGCGTAGATGCCCTTGAGCGACTGGCGGACGTTGTCGAGGGTGGCGTGACTGTGTCCGGTGGCCGGGTCGGTGGCGGTGAAGGCCCCGTACACCAGGGCGCCGGCCGGCAGGCCGAAGCACAGCGCGAGGAAGACGAAGAAGGGCAGGACGGCCGGCCAGTGCAGGCGGCGGGCGGTGCGGCGGCGGCCGGGCGGGCCGGCGTCCGTCGCGGGTCGGTCACTCATGCGCGGGAGGTCTCCAAGGGGGCGGGGAGGGGGTGAGTGGGGGGTCAGCCGACGGCCTTGCCCCAGCCCTCGTTGATGGCCGCCTTGGCGGCGTCCTCCTGTTCCGGTGTGGGGAACTTCGGGGTGCCGTGGACCTCGGGGAGGCCTGCTGCGGCCTTCTTGTCGGCGGTGCCGTCCTTCTCCATGCGGTCGAGGAGGGCGGGACGGGAGTAGCCCCGCAGCCAGATGTTCTGGCCCTGGGGGCTGTAGAGGAATTCGAGCCACAGCCGGGCGGCGGCGGGGTGCGGGGCGTAGGCGTTGACGCCCTGGTTGTAGTACTGCGAGTACGGGCCGTCGGACGGCACGGCGACCTGCCAGTCGACGCCCTTGGCCAGGAGTTCCTTGCGGTAGCCGAGGTTGAGGTAGTCCCAGTCGAGGGAGATCGGGGTCTCGCCCTTGCGGATGGTGGCCGGTGAGGACTCGACGGGCACGAAGTTGCCGCGCTGCTTGAGCTTCTTGAAGAACGCGAGGCCGGGCCGGACGTCGCCGAACGAGCCGCCGCTGGCGAGCGCGGCGGCGAAGATCGCGGAGAACGCCGAGGACGACTCCGCCGGGTTGCCGTTGAGCGCGATCTTGTTCCGGTACTGCGGCTCCAGCAGCTCGGCGAAGGTCTTGGGGCACTTCTTGACGGCCTTGGCGTCGCAGCCGATGGAGATATAGCCGCCGTAGTTGTTGAGGTACGAGCCGTCGGCCTGTTTCTGCGCGCGGGGGATGTCCCGCCAGCCGGTCACCTTGTAGGGCGCGAGCAGCCGCTTGCCCTGGGCGTTGCGCATGAACGCGGTGCCCAGGTCGAGGGCGTCGACGGCGCGGTCCTGGCCCCGGCGCTTGTCGGCGGCGCCGAGGGCGAGCTGGCTGGTGCCGCCGGGGTTCTCGTTGTTGACCTCGATGCCGTACTTCCGCTCGAAGGTCTTGATCATCTCGCCGTAGTTCGCCCAATCGGGGGCCAGCGCATAGACGTTGAGCCGGCCTTCCTTCCTGGCGGCCTTGACGAGGGCGTCCATGCCGCCGAGGTCCGCGGCCGAACGGGCGGTGGCCGCCTTGCTGGTGACGGCGGCCGGGGCGTAGCCGCAGCCACCGGTGGCCGTGGCGGTCACAAGGACCGCGACGCCGCCGGCGAACGCCCGGCGCATACCCGCCGGTCGGGGTGGCTTCACTGGTTACTCCTGGCTCTTTGGCCCTCCACCTGTATGGACAAGCCGCCGTCTAGTAAGCCCCGTCAAAATAACCGGAAGATGAACCCCAGACCAACCCCCTGGAGCAGAAAAACCGCAGGTCATAAGCGTTATAATGGAAAAGGTTTAGAGCTTGGCGCAGCGGTTAGACGCATACCCCGTGGCTACGTGGACATCTACATCTGTGCACAGCTGACCCGATCGTTCCGGCCCTGTCCGCAGGGCCAGGAGCCGTCCTGCCAGCCACCTCACCACCAGGCCGCGAGGAGTCCCCTTGACCCGACGCCACCAGCAGATCGCCGAGGCGCTGCGCCGGGAGATCACCGACGGGCGGCTCCCCGTCGGCAGCGCACTGCCCCCGGAGACCGA is a genomic window of Streptomyces sp. Edi2 containing:
- a CDS encoding ABC transporter permease subunit, giving the protein MAGMTTAAQPPVAPPSDRAPEPRPAPPARGRRPYGRLAVLLLAFLYFALPVAASLWFTVDDPVKGFSLDVYTGHLVSGDMLGSLLLSVELGLATVALGLLLVVPAMVVVHLRLPRLRPLVEILCMTPLVVPPIALVAGVNTVLSWAPDLARTPFYQTLMVIQDENFPLVLVLLYTVMSLPFLYRSLDAGLRAVDLKTLVEASRSLGAGRLTTLGRVVVPNLRPAVVSGAVLSLAMVLGEYTVASVLGYRPFAVWMVEVGNEEAELAGAAAMLSLFLTWGLLLLLTFLAGGRTRRTRRQRTTS
- a CDS encoding extracellular solute-binding protein translates to MRRAFAGGVAVLVTATATGGCGYAPAAVTSKAATARSAADLGGMDALVKAARKEGRLNVYALAPDWANYGEMIKTFERKYGIEVNNENPGGTSQLALGAADKRRGQDRAVDALDLGTAFMRNAQGKRLLAPYKVTGWRDIPRAQKQADGSYLNNYGGYISIGCDAKAVKKCPKTFAELLEPQYRNKIALNGNPAESSSAFSAIFAAALASGGSFGDVRPGLAFFKKLKQRGNFVPVESSPATIRKGETPISLDWDYLNLGYRKELLAKGVDWQVAVPSDGPYSQYYNQGVNAYAPHPAAARLWLEFLYSPQGQNIWLRGYSRPALLDRMEKDGTADKKAAAGLPEVHGTPKFPTPEQEDAAKAAINEGWGKAVG
- a CDS encoding ABC transporter permease subunit, which encodes MSDRPATDAGPPGRRRTARRLHWPAVLPFFVFLALCFGLPAGALVYGAFTATDPATGHSHATLDNVRQSLKGIYATGLGGSVQLSLICALLATLCGTLIAQAVVASRRPALRRAVVAACGVLANFSGAPLAFAFVATLGTTGTLTRLLSLGDTGFSLYTTAGLVLAYLYFMIPLMVVTVLPALDGLRTQWREAAASCGATRGQFWRHIGLPVLLPSLLGGAVLLFGTAFASHATAAVMVGSSVPLITVQISNALAGNVLAGQENLALAMSLNMVVIALLVMAVQIPLQRRSARWLG